Within Candidatus Zixiibacteriota bacterium, the genomic segment CGGCGATCGCGATCACGCGCAGCATGCCGGAGGGACACGGCCCGCCGCAATTACCGAAGGGACCGTAGCGGTACGTGAAATACTCCCAACCACAGCCGGCCGGGCCGAGGGCGGCGCCGAGTGTGGCGGTCTGGAAGCTGAGGGCCGAGGCGTCGTAAGCGATCAGGAAATCGAAGCCGCCGATCTGGTCGGAGCCGGATTCCTTGGTGATTGAAACGTATTCGTAGCCGCCCTGAAGAGTGTTATGTGTCTTCTCGAGGCGAATCACAAAGGGCGTGATGGGGATGTTCTCGATTGCGAATTGGCAGCTATCGGCACCGCCACAATCGTTGGCGGCAATGACGGTGAAGTTCTTTAATGTTGCACTCTCGGTGATATCGAACTGGAAACTGAAGTTGCCGTTTTGGTCGATAGTTGGCGCAGTGACGACGGAACTGTTTGCGACAACTGACCATGCGAGATTGCCGGGTTCGGGGTTGGTTGCGTTGAAGTCAAGAGTGACCGGGGCAGCGATTGTCCCTTTGGTCGGGACTTCGGTGCAGTTGGTGATCAGCGGCGGGTTGCAGGGCGGACGCTGAACAAGGTCGAAGCAGACGGCGGGGGCGTCGGGAATCGTCGCCGAGGTGTTGGGGTATCCTTGAAACGTTGGGGCGTTCACTGCCGCGGAATACGGCTCGAACAGCCATGAACCGGCAGGCGGAAAGAAGATATTGTCAACGCAGAATCCGGCCGGCTGCGGCGTTTGGCCCGCGGGTATGCGAATCTTGAACGAATAACAAAGGATCGATGACGTGTGAATCGGCAATGGAGTCTCAACCGCGCCTGAATCCAGAGAGAACCCACCGATGAGGACGGAATCCGGCACTTTGTGAACCGCCATGTGTAGTCCACCGAAACCGGCGAGTCGGTCGATAGCGTCCCCATGCTCCTGCACGTAAAACGGTCTCGGCGGCAACGGCTTGTTGCCATAGGGGGTCACAAGATCGAAGGAACCGGCAAGATTGCGGAACTCAAACCCAAGCGACATGGCTCGGAGCGGGCGCTCATTGGTGATGTATATCTCGAGGGTATTATCTTCGCCGATATAGACGACATCGGAGCCGCCGTTGAAGTGAACGGAAACGTCATAGGCGCCAAACGAAACTGCCGCCGTGACAAGCACGAGCATGGTCGCCAACCCGAACGCCATTTTCATCTTTTGCCTCGCGATTTCTTGAATTCGGCGGGTAGCTCATCCGATGAATCGAGCCGCCGCGCGCGGTAGTACCAACTTCGATCAAATGTAGCCAAAGGGATCGAAGTTGTCAAGGGGGCAAATCCGACAAGACTCCGAAGGAAAGGCTTCGACCGAAGAAACAAAATGCCGCCTCCCGGCAAGAGGAGAGGCGGCAGATAAGATTGTGCGATACTTGTGCTTGGTTACTTCAGGAGAACCATCTTGCGGGTTTGGGTAAAATCGCCGGCCGAGGCGCGGTAGAAGTAGACGCCGCTGGGCATGGAGCGGGCATCCCATTCGACGTTCACATAGCCCGAGTTGCGACCGGCGAAGGTCTTTACTACCTGGCCGGAGACGTTGATGATATCCAGGGTCCAATCCGATGCGGTCGGAAGATAGAGCCTGATCGTGGTCGTCGGATTGAATGGATTGGGTGAGTTCTGCGCCAAAGCAAACTCCTGCGGTAGCGACGACTTCCCGATCACGCCATCCAGCATGTTACCGTCGTAGTCGGCTATTTGAACTTCGAGCAAGTCAGCGTTACCCGCGACGGAGAAGAGCTGGTTGGTCCCGGCTTCCAGCCGCCGCGTCATGTCGTCAAGACCGGAGTAGACGAGGACGCGCAGCACACCATCGGAGGCGGCGGACTCGAGCCGCATGTTGCACAAGTTATGAACGGAGACTGCTCCTGATGTACGGAAGGTGACCGCGAGCGCGCCGATTTCGGCGGAGGAGTGAGTTGACAGCACACCGTCAAAGCTGACTGTAGCGGCAGTGCCATAAGGCGACAGCTTGGCAATCGGGAGCGCATCACCAACGATGATGCGGAGGAGATAGACCAGATCGCCGACAGTGAGCGGGATGCCGTCGGCGTTGACATCGGAAGCGGCAATCTGCGCCTCCCGCGGGATCGGCAGGACATTCAGCGCCGGCAGGCCATAGATGAAGAAGTTGGTATAGAGCACGGCATCGGCGATTTCGTAGGCGATGCCGTTCAGGTTGATGTCGCCGCGGTCGTCAATAGAGTCGGCACAGACGATGTCGACGCCGCCGTTCCAGAAGTAGATTTCGCGCACCGGCTCATACTTGAGCGAGGTGTCACACTCGGCGCAGGCGCCGCCATAGTGCGGGGAGCTGCCGCAATCGTAGCCGGTGATGTCGAAGTCGGGACTGGAAGTGGGGTCGGGATTCTCGAATTCAAAGACCTTGGCGGAAATCAGCAACGTGTCGCCGCTGACCGTGGAGATACCGTTATCGCCACAGTCGACCCAGACGAAGCGAACGGGGACGTACTGGTACTCGAAGGTGCGGTCGTTGGTGACCAGAAATCTCAGTTTGACCAGTTCACCGCCGTCAGGAACGCTGAAGCAGGAGGGATGATTGGCGCCATTAATTACGTCCGCTACGGCGACAACCCGAATGAGGCCACTGGGGCAAGGTCCGCCGCAGTTGCCTTCGGCGCCATGGCGGTAGGTGAAGTACTCCCAGCCGCAGCCGGAAGGCCCGAGGTCGGCGCCCAGCTCGGCACTGATAAAGGCGAGACCGGTTGGGTCATAGGCCAGCAAGAAATCGAAGCCGCCGAACTGATAACTGCCGAGGAATTTCTGGATCGAGACTTCTTCGTATTGTCCCTGGAAGGAGTCATGGGTTTTTTCGATGCGGATCACCGTCTGCGGACTGCCGCCCGGGAAATGAAAGTGCTCGAGGATTTCGGCTTCGGTCAGGGCCCGGTCGTAGATGCGGATTTCGTCGATGGTGCCAACAAGGTGGCAATCAATGTTGACATGAGCACCAAAGTAGAGCTGCTGACCGTAATCGGGAATAGTTCCGCCAACCGACTGCTGCAGGACGAGGACGCCGTTGACGTAGAGCTTCTGCTTCACACCGTCGTACGTACCAACAAGATGGTACCATCGACCCGGCTCCCAGAACCCCAAGTCAGTTTCCAGCGTGTTATAGACGTCATTGTTGCCGATCGCAAATAGAAAGCCGGAGCCGTTAAGTCCGGGGCCATAGTATTGAGTACCGCGGACGCCGAGGTGATACTGGTAGGCGGGGAGACCATGAAACAGATACGGCCGATCGACAATAGCATCGTTGCCGGAGCCGTGGAAATCCTCTCCGAAATACCAGGCTTCCACTGTGATTCCGGAAGACGGAGAGAGGTTAGACGGCACGCCGAAATGGATCTCCGTGCTGCCATCGAGATGGAGCGCGGTGCCGGTGATACCGGGAACGAAGTCGCCATTGATGGTAAAGCCGGCATCGTCGGTAATAGTACCATCGTTGTTGTTGGCGGTGCGGTCGTGAATGATGGATCCGGAGGCTTCGTCGAAGTCCCAATAACCGATAAGACCAGCGTCAGAGGCAAATACTGAGCTTGCGAATGCCGCGACCAACAACGCGACAGCGCAGAAACGTTGAAGCATTTTAACCCTCCCGGGTTAAGAGGACGAATGCGAAGTGATATTTCCTTTTGTGCCTCGCCGGCACGACTTACAGGGTTACTACAAATTGTAGCATATTATCCACGATTTGTCAAGAGAGTTTCAGAGGGACCGGTTACGAACAATGCAGGGGTGCCAGGATTCGAACCTGGGAATGGCAGATCCAAAATCTGCTGACTTAACCACTTGTCTACACCCCTGTGGGCCAGCCGGCACGAGCGTGCCGGCGGCGGAGATTATACAAAGACGGCGGCTCAGAGTCAACGACTCTTGGCCGCCGTCTGCGGAAATGGTGCGGCGTTAGCTGTTGGCGGCGGCAGTGGAACCGGACTCGGCCAGTTCGCGCTCATAAGCGGCCAAGACGCGGTCTTCGATGAAGCGGCGGGCCTCATTGTTGACGGGGTGGGCGATGTCCTGGTGGGTGCCGTCGGGGCGTTTCCGGGATGGCATGCTGACGAAGTACCCGGTCTTGCCATTGATGACCTTGAGACCACGGATGACGAACATGTTGTCAAACGTGATGTTGACAAACGCCTTGAGCTTGTCCTCGTTCTTCAGAGTCACGCGTATGTCGGTGATCTCCATACTACCTCCCACGTGGCGAATCCGCCGGCTGTCTCTACTCTCGAGGCAATCTCACAGGTGAGAGACAAAATACCTGCCAGCCGAAGCGACTGGTAATGTCGGTTGTCACACTCATCTCCGGCGCCTGATCAAACAGACCGAAAATCGACGAGCCGCTGCCGGTCACGGCAGCACAGTGGGCGCCCGCCCTCTGAAGGAGATTGAGGCAATCCGCCAACTCGGGGTGCCAGGACAGCACCAGCGGCTGGAAGTCATTGCCGATCTGCTGACAATATGTTAAAAGATCTGCGCCTGAGGCTGCAGGATTAATATCCGACTTTGTAGAGAAACTTGTCAAGTAGAATCTTAATTGGGCGTAAGCCGCGGCGGTAGTGACGGCAAAGTCGGGGGCAACGAGAAGCACGAAATAGTTGAGCGGCAGGTCGATATCCTCGACACGTTCACCCCGTCCGGTGATCAGCGCCGAGCCGGAGGAAAGGAAGAAGGGTACGTCAGACCCGAGACGAGCGCCCAGTTCGGCCAACCGAGAGAGCCGTATTCTTAGGTTCAATAGCTGATTAATGCCCTTCAATGCAGCGGCGGCATCGGAACTGCCCCCGCCCAAACCGGCGCCGATGGGGATGCGTTTCACCAGGTCGATCTGCAGGCCAGTCCTGATATCGCATTCAGATCTGAGCAATTCCCAGGCACGCCAGATGAGGTTAGTCGGGTCGGCGGGCGCGTGAGGCGAATCCGAGGTCAGGACAAATTCGGTTTCAGCCTTGCGGATGGTGAGCGTGTCATAGAGACTAACGGCCTGAACCAGCGAGTTTAGTTCATGGAAGCCGTCGGCACGCTTGCCCAGGATTTGCAGAAACAGGTTAATCTTAGCCGGGGCCTGGATCGAGAGCGACGGTACCGCGCTCAATTGGAGAGCCCCTGCAGGAACCAGGCGAGGAAGAAATTGACCTCGAGCCGATCTTCATCGCGGCCATCCTGGTTACGATAGTTGCGGAAATGCGAGTAGCGCAGATCCAGTCGGCCATCGATCAGCCGGCGGTCAAACATCAGCAGGCCGAAGCGCACCGAGGGCGAGGTCTCAACGACGCCGGTCGGGAACTTCTCGGCGTACGGCACGCCGGAGCGCTCGTGTTGGACGATGCGCCCCTCCCCCTTGCGAGTGAACCGAAATTCCAATTCGGTATCAAACGTGCGGCCAACATGATAGCGACAGAGGGCAAGGATGCGGTCCTGGTCGTTGCCATCGAAGTAGCCGATGGGTTTGCCATAGTAGAGATAGAGGTTCTGCGGCTGATTCTGGCCGTACACGGTGGTGTTGACGCGGGTGTAACTTAGCTTGGTGAAGAGCCGAGCGAGGCCGAGCGGTTCGAGGGCATCCAGGCCGAGCTTATAGCCGACCTGGTGCGGTTCCGATTTGAAGTCGATCTGAAAGTCGTCGATCATCAACTCGCCGAAGATTCGCGCCCGGCGCGGCCAATAGATGGCGAAATCAACACCAAAGAAGATGTTGTCGTCGGAGCCGCGATTCCACTGCTCCCAATAGTACGGAACGAAGGGGTTAAGGTAGCGCCAGTCGATCGGGCGGTTGTGGCCGCCGTAAAGAACGAGTTCGGAAAGCCCGAGTTCGAAGACGCCCTGCTTACGGAAACTGAGGCGATGCGCCGAGATATAGCGCACGAGTGTCGAGTCGTTGTGGACAACGTTGTCGAGCCGGGTAACAAAGTAATCGAAGCGCAGGGCCGGGTGTTCGTAGCCAAGCCAGATGCGATCGAGCGGCGGGGCGTTATCGGAAAGCAGCAATGCATCGTGCTGTTCCGGTCCCCAGATCATGGAGGAGCGGCCGACCGAGGCGAAGACACCGCGCGGCAACGCGTAATAGAGGGCGGCCTGGTCGACCCAGCCGGTGATTTTTTCGTCCCACTTGCGGCCATTCCACTGCGAGTAGAGATCGCCGTGGTTTTCGAGGCGCATACGCAGATGGACCTGCAAATTTCCGGTCGGCGCCACCCAGAGTTCGCTGGTCAAGCCGAGCCGGTGGATGGGCATGGTGTCGGAAGCGGCAAGCTCCTGGAAATAGGGAACGAATCGCAGTTTATAAGCCAAGTCTCTTCGTCCCGATGTCCTCATGAGTCCGACATTATTCAGCAAGATCTTGCCGGGGTCGAGATAGCGATTAATCCGGCTCGAAAGGAGGCCGTCGAGTTCGGTCCGGACGGCGATCGCCCCAGACGTGGGCAAGTGAATCGGCAAACCTTGCCAGCGCGGTGAGACATTGGCGTAAAGCTGTTCGTCCGCCCAGAGCAGAAGCCCCTCCTCCCAGTATCGATTGCCGACGAAGTCAGTTGCTTCAACGGGATTCGTCAAAGCGGCGGCCCCGGAGGCCGTGTGAGCCAGCAGCGCCAGCAGGCAGAGCGAAAGTAGAGTCGCGACAAGAAGCCGGTTGATCATGGGGGCAATTACCGTCAGCGGGCAATTCAAGTCAACGTGAAATCTGCGCCGGCCAGCAGCCGATGCTTATCAAAGATAGATCGATTTTGTCGAACATAAGTAGACCCTGATGCGTAGTATCATAGCAAGACCACCAATCACAATGCGGTTGTATCCGTCGGAACTAGCTCTGGGGAGATCGATTTATGAAGAGAGAGACAACGCTGCTCGGCGCGGCACTGAGTTTGGCAATTGGCACCGTCTCGCTAGCGACCGAAAGCCAGTGGGTGGACAATGCCGCGGCGACAATTCTGTATGACGCGGCGTCGGGACGGTTCCGGCCGGCGGATGCCGATCAGCCGCAGCCGCCGTTCAGCCAGATGGTGGATGGCATTGGCGTTACGGCGGGAGTCAGCAAGTCACCGCAGGCGGAGTATGACTCCCTGCGCTTATGGGGGCACTGGCACGGGCGGTCGACGTACGGCGGGTCCTGGGGTTATGTAGATTCGGCCAGCGGCAATGAATATGCGTTGATATGCGCGCGCGGCGAAGGGGTGTCGATTGTCGACATCAACACCTGGCCGCCAGAGGAAGTCGGATTCATGCCGTCGCTGGCACCGGGAAACGATGCCAAAGAAGTGAAAATTTACCGCCACTATGCCATCATGGTTAAGGAGTTCGAGCCGTTACAGATCTTCAACATACAGAATGTCGCCAATCCGGTGCAGGTGGCGACGATCAATCCGATCAATGGCGGCTCCCACAATTGCCTGGTCGACGGCAATTATCTTTATGTCGTCGGCAACCACGGAATCGGCGGGCTGGAGATCTGGAATATCAGCAATCCAGCGGCTCCCGGGGTGCGAGTCGGGCAGTATAATCCTTACTATTACCACGATATCGATATCCGCAACGACACGCTGTTTGCGGCTGCGATTTACGGACAAGGGATCGATGTCCTCGACATTTCCAACAAGGCCAATCCGACGTTGATTACCAACTGGAATTACCCCGGCTCGGGCGCGCACAATATCGACATCAGTCCGGACGGACGCTATGCCTTTGTCGGTGATGAAATCGGGAGCGGACCCTGGACCCGCGTGTTCGACATCTCCGACATCCACAACGTGCAATTGGTGGCAAATATCATTCCATCGACGCCGGCAATCGCGCATAACAGCTATTTGAAGGATGGATTCCTGTATATCGCGCATTACACCGCGGGACTGCGCATCTGGAACGTGCAGAACCTATTTGATCTGCATGAGGCGGCACGGTACGACACGTATGCCGGAGTCGGGATGGTATACGCCGGGGCCTGGAACGTGTATCCGTTCTTCCCTTCCGGCAAGGTGATCGTCTCGGACATGCAGACGGGGTTGTACGTGTTTCAATGGCACGATTTTGTCTGCCCGGACGGCGTCGACAATGATGGTGACGGGCTGGGGAACTTCTGCGACAATTGCCCGGACGTTCACAATCTGGCACAATTTGACGAAAACGGTGACGGCGTTGGTGATGCTTGCGACGGGCAGTTGCATATCCAGAGCTACGCGCCCGACAGCGGTTTCACCGGCACGCCGTACTTCTATCAGTTCACGGCGATCGGCGGCACGCCGACCTATGAGTGGACGTTTCTCGGCGGCGATGTGCCATTTGGGTGCGTATTCAACAACGGTGTCGGTACGGTCACCGGCACGCCGACGCTCAGTGCGACCTTTTACTTCACCGTGACGGTGGCGGACGCGTCGATGCCGACGCGCCATGACACGCTCGGCGTGAGCATCACGATCAGCGACCCAGCACCGCAGTACGTTTGCGGCGACGCCGACGGATCAACAAGCGTCAGCATCTCCGACGCCGTGTATTTGATTCAGTATATCTTTGCCGGCGGGCCGGCGCCGATTCCCCTCGAAGTCGGCGACTGTGACTGCAGTGGATTGGTGACGATTTCGGATGCGGTTTTCTTGATTAACTACATCTTTGGCGGCGGGCCGGCGCCCTGCGCGAGTTGTCCGTAGCGGCGGGCCCGGTCAAGAAAACGCGGGTCGCGACCCGGCAGTCGCGACCCGCGGAAATTCGTGTAGTTGCAGGAGGACCGGAGCTTATTTCTTCTTGCCGGTACGCAGGCGGGCGAGCGTTTCGGCTTTCAGCTTGGTGCGGAATTCCTGCTGCAACTTGCTCCAGAACGGATACATGCTGCAGTGGTCGGCCTTATCGCAGTCGCAGCCGCGGTCGCCGCGGACGCAGAGATTGAGCCCGAGGGGACCGTCCATGGCCTCGATGACATCAAGCACGCTGACCTGGGTTGGGGTCTTGGCCAACTGATAACCGCCGTGCACACCCTGGTATGACTTGAGAATCTGGGCGCGCGTGAGTTCCTTGAGAATCTTCGCCAGGAAGTCGCGCGGGATGCGCTCGGTTTCGGCGATGACGTTGATGGAATTGCGTTTTTCGTTGGGTTGGCGCGCGATGTGCAGAACGGCTCGCAGGGCGTAGTCGGCTTTGCGTGAAATCTTCATTGTTACTCTTGCTCCTCCTGGCGTCTACTGGGCACAGTGGACGTCGTACGCGGGTGAACTAACCAAAGCTAAATCCAGTTGATATTCGACCGTCAAGTCAACTTAACCATTAGCGGTCTATATTTACTCATACATACGGAAGTAACGATAGTTTGATCGAAAAGTAAATGGATTTTTTAGTAAATTTATCGAGATTTGTGAAACATTGCCAGGAGAGCGCCGTTCACCGGTAAACCTGCCGGCTGTAAGAGAGATGATGGACAAGCTTGTTTACGCCTTGATGTTTGCGGTCTTGCTCGGCGGCGCCGCTGATGCCGCTTCGTTGCAGGCGACTTTTCCGGCTCCGGCCGGCTATGCGCGTATTGCCGTGGCGGCGGAATCCTTCGCAGCATCGGTGCGATCATTGACGGTACTTCCGGATTCCGTGCCGGTTCGTTACGCCGACGGTCGAATTTGCGGGACCTGGCCTGCCGGGACGCGAGTAGTAGACCTGCCCTTTCTGTTTCGAGCAGATCTCGAGCAGTGCACCGATATGGCACTGCGGCTATTTGCCGAGTACGCTTGGGCGCGCGGATCGGCAGACGGATTGGAGTTCAGGCTGCAGAACGGTCAGCGCATTGCCTGGCGCGAGTGGCGCGCAGGCAGGCGTTTGCGATTTGACTCCGCTGCCCACCGGCACGTTGTTGCGCCGGCGCGAGCCGATTCTTCGCGGGTAGAATTTGAGCAATTCCTACACTACCTCTTCCTTTGGACCGGCAGTGCTGCGTTGAAGCGCGATCTTCAAGCTGTGGAGGCAGGAGATCTGCTGCCGGGCGATCTCATCGTACAAAATACAACGGGGGCAATGGGCCATGTGTCGGTCATTCTTGATGTAGCGCAAGACAGCAGCGGTCATCGGCTCTACCTGATCGGCAACGGGTGGACGCCGGCACAGAGTTTCTTTGTCCGGATAGCCCGGCCGGACGAAGGGAGCGACGGCTGGTTTACGCTTGCCGGTTACGAGAACCACCTATCAGTTTACGGCTTTGGTCCGTTCAATTTCCGTCGCTGGCAAGAATGATGCAGTGGTCAACCGGGGAGGATGCACCAAGATGAAGAGCTATCGCAAAGAATTGTGGTTTGAGACAGCGGCGCGACGCCAGTTGCTGAACATCACCGGTCAAGTGGAGACGTGTCTCCAAGAGAGCGGCGTGCGGGAAGGAATCTGTTTGGTCAATGCAATGCACATTACTGCGAGCGTATTCATCAATGATGATGAGGCCGGGCTGCACCACGATTTTGAGATCTGGCTGGAGAAGCTGGCACCGGAGAAACCGCACTCCCAGTATCGCCACAACGGTTTTGAGGACAATGCCGACGCCCATCTGAAGCGAACAATTATGGGCCGCGAAGTGATCATAGCGGTCACTAACGGTCAGTTTGACTTTGGACCGTGGGAACAGATCTTTTACGGTGAGTTTGACGGCAGACGCAAGAAGCGGGTACTGGTGAAGATTATCGGCGAATGAACCGGGTCAAAGAGCCCTAATTGCGCGGGGCCGGCGCAGCAGTGGAGGCGGCCAGGGGCACTTGCAGTTTCTTTTTCAATTCCAGTAGCGGCCGAAAGTCGGGATCGGCGTTCTTCCAGACTTCAGCGGCACGTTCGCGATAGGCCTGGGCCGAGGCCCGGTCGTTGCCGGCCTCATAGATATCCGCCAGCTTGATCAAAGTTTTGGGGCTATTCGGATTGATCGACAAGTTCTTCTGCAATTCGGAAATCGCCTGGGCCGCTTCGCCCCGGCGCAGCAAGACGTCGGAGTAATAGACACGATAGCTCATTTTCTCGTCCGGCGTCGCAGCCAGGGCAATGATTTCGGCGAACACACGCGCCGCTTCTTCGAAGTTGCCTCTCAAGTCGGCCTCCGTTGCCCGCATGAAGGAGTCGTAGATCTTCCAGCCGGGAGTCTCGACAATAGCCGGAACTTGCTTGGCGCGCTCGGCCATCCACGCCCGCGACCCGTCCCATACTTGTCGGAGCGAGTCCAAGTTGCGTTGACGGTAGTAGAGTGCGCCGAGGGAGAAGGCGGCATCGCCGATGGCATCGTCTTTAGTCGCCGCCAATTTGTCAACCAAGGAACTCATCATGCGTCTGGCGGAGTCCAGTTCATCGCGGTATGCGAGTTGACGGGCGTAGTGGATGGCATATTGTCGGGCTTTCGCTTCATTCGGAGCTTGTCCTCGAAGAATATTGAAGCAGTACTCAACCTGGCGGTTCTGACCAAGGGTCTGATAGGTCTGGGCGAGATGCAAGACGGCGAAATCAAAATCGGGATTGATGTTGAAAGCCTGCCGGAATTCGTTGATCGCCTCGTCGTAGCGGCCCAGGGCATGGAGGATTTCGCCGCGAGAATCATGGGGATTGGCCTGATCGCGACTGAGCTCGATATACCGATCGAGCATCGCCAGCGCATCGTCGTAGCGGCCGAGATAGTAATTCAGGTAGCCGAGCATGTTGTAAGCGGGTGCGTGATCGGGAAACCGCTTGGTGATCTGCTGGAAGAGCTCAAGGGCGCGATCCCAATGACTCAGGCCCCATTCGCGGTAGGCTAAGGTGCTGATAGCATCGAGATCCTCGGGATACTGCCGATAGAGTTCCTGCGCAATCTGATAGCTCTTCTCGTTGTTGCGCTCCCACCCGGCCTGATAGCAGTCGATCAGCAGCTGTTCGCGCGGACTGGTATGGGACTTGTGCGCGATGGCGCGCGCGCGCATTTCTTCAGCTTTCTTGGCAAAACCCATACCGCTGTAGACATCGGCCAGATGGGCTTCAGCCATGGCAAATTGGGAGTCGAGTTGGATTGCCTTCTCGAACTCCTCCATCGCCTGGCGGAGATAGAGCTCTTCATGTGCTCCCACGCCGGCCTGATAATGACGGTAGGCTTCGGAAGATGAAGTGGTCACGGTGCGATTGGGCTTCACCGCGACGTAAATGGCCATCACCAGGAAGAGGAGGAACACTATGAGCGAGATACGACGCAGCATGAATCTTCTGAGCCTTTCCGCCGGACTCATGGGCACACTGCGCCCCGTGTCCAGCCACTGTCAATATACGGCCGATCCGGGGTGATGTTCACTGTTTTTCTGAAAGTGCTTGCCGTGTCCGGCGTGATCTCTTTCTTAATCCTCATGCAGAGAGTTGTGTTTTGGGCTGGTCTATTGGCGGTCTTCGCTCTGGCCGGGCATGCAGCCGCCTTGACCCTTCAGGGGGCTCTGGAATTGGCGCTGAAGCAGAACCATTCGGTCGCCACGTTGCAGAGCCGTGTTATCGAGAGCCAGACAAAGGTCGGCACGGCGCGAACCGCCTATCTGCCGCAATTCCAGCTGAGCGGTTCCTATACCTACAATTCGCGGCTGCCGAAACTGGCGATAAACCTCCCGCTGCCGATCGAATTCCCGGAAATCCAAACGGCCACCCACCATGTCGTCGACACGCGCCTCCAGGGCGGATATCTGCTTCTTGATTTCGGGAAACGGCGTAAGGCGGTCAGCATGGCGGTACTGGGGCGCGAGATGTCTGAAACCGCATTGGCCGGCACGCAGGATGACGTCGCTTATCAGGTGACCCGCGAATACGTTACGGCGGCAATGATCGCCGAACGAGCACGCTTGGCGGAACGGTATGTAGCGACGTCGCAACGCCACCTTGATGACGCGCGCGTGCTTTTCGACAACGGTCTGGTTTCGCAATTCGACTTGCTCAAGAGCGAGATGCAGGTCAAGGTCTATCAAGAGCAGTTAGCCGTGGCAACGGCGGAATTGCGCAGCGCGCAGCTGAGTCTCGCTGAGTCGATCGGCCTCGACAATACAGCACTGCCGGAAATTGCGCAGTCGCTGGCCGAACTCGTGGTTACAGCTCCGGAGACGACCGCACCGGAAGTGGAGCGCCTGGCGATGCAAAAGCCGGAGGTGATCGCGCTGCGGAAACAGCAGGAAGTGTCGCAATTGACGATCGGCCTGGAACAGCTGCGGCCGTCGCTGTCGCTGGTTTCATTCGTGGGTTGGAAAAACTCGTACTTGCCTGACCCCGACAAACTGCTGTTCAACTACAGTGGGGGTGCCGTGGTGAGTTACCCGATTTTCGACGGTGGCCGGGCCCGGGCGCGTCGAGCCGAGGAAATCGAGCGGCAGCGAACGCTGGACTTGGAGATTGAGCAGATCGTGAGCCAGACGACAACGGCGGTGGAGACACTGCGCGCTGAAACTGACAAAATCTCTGCGAAGTCGCGGATAACCGAGGAGCGGCTGGTATTAGCGCGAAAGGCGCTGGAGATTGCCGCGGTGTCTTTTTCCACCGGCCTAATCACCAACAGCGACTATCTCGATACGGAGCTTGAGGTTCAGCAGATCGAAACGGATGCTCTGGCCGACCGCTATTCCCTGTTGGTGGCG encodes:
- a CDS encoding choice-of-anchor B family protein — protein: MKRETTLLGAALSLAIGTVSLATESQWVDNAAATILYDAASGRFRPADADQPQPPFSQMVDGIGVTAGVSKSPQAEYDSLRLWGHWHGRSTYGGSWGYVDSASGNEYALICARGEGVSIVDINTWPPEEVGFMPSLAPGNDAKEVKIYRHYAIMVKEFEPLQIFNIQNVANPVQVATINPINGGSHNCLVDGNYLYVVGNHGIGGLEIWNISNPAAPGVRVGQYNPYYYHDIDIRNDTLFAAAIYGQGIDVLDISNKANPTLITNWNYPGSGAHNIDISPDGRYAFVGDEIGSGPWTRVFDISDIHNVQLVANIIPSTPAIAHNSYLKDGFLYIAHYTAGLRIWNVQNLFDLHEAARYDTYAGVGMVYAGAWNVYPFFPSGKVIVSDMQTGLYVFQWHDFVCPDGVDNDGDGLGNFCDNCPDVHNLAQFDENGDGVGDACDGQLHIQSYAPDSGFTGTPYFYQFTAIGGTPTYEWTFLGGDVPFGCVFNNGVGTVTGTPTLSATFYFTVTVADASMPTRHDTLGVSITISDPAPQYVCGDADGSTSVSISDAVYLIQYIFAGGPAPIPLEVGDCDCSGLVTISDAVFLINYIFGGGPAPCASCP
- a CDS encoding Rrf2 family transcriptional regulator, whose amino-acid sequence is MKISRKADYALRAVLHIARQPNEKRNSINVIAETERIPRDFLAKILKELTRAQILKSYQGVHGGYQLAKTPTQVSVLDVIEAMDGPLGLNLCVRGDRGCDCDKADHCSMYPFWSKLQQEFRTKLKAETLARLRTGKKK
- a CDS encoding YjbQ family protein, with amino-acid sequence MKSYRKELWFETAARRQLLNITGQVETCLQESGVREGICLVNAMHITASVFINDDEAGLHHDFEIWLEKLAPEKPHSQYRHNGFEDNADAHLKRTIMGREVIIAVTNGQFDFGPWEQIFYGEFDGRRKKRVLVKIIGE
- a CDS encoding tetratricopeptide repeat protein codes for the protein MLRRISLIVFLLFLVMAIYVAVKPNRTVTTSSSEAYRHYQAGVGAHEELYLRQAMEEFEKAIQLDSQFAMAEAHLADVYSGMGFAKKAEEMRARAIAHKSHTSPREQLLIDCYQAGWERNNEKSYQIAQELYRQYPEDLDAISTLAYREWGLSHWDRALELFQQITKRFPDHAPAYNMLGYLNYYLGRYDDALAMLDRYIELSRDQANPHDSRGEILHALGRYDEAINEFRQAFNINPDFDFAVLHLAQTYQTLGQNRQVEYCFNILRGQAPNEAKARQYAIHYARQLAYRDELDSARRMMSSLVDKLAATKDDAIGDAAFSLGALYYRQRNLDSLRQVWDGSRAWMAERAKQVPAIVETPGWKIYDSFMRATEADLRGNFEEAARVFAEIIALAATPDEKMSYRVYYSDVLLRRGEAAQAISELQKNLSINPNSPKTLIKLADIYEAGNDRASAQAYRERAAEVWKNADPDFRPLLELKKKLQVPLAASTAAPAPRN
- a CDS encoding TolC family protein, with amino-acid sequence MFTVFLKVLAVSGVISFLILMQRVVFWAGLLAVFALAGHAAALTLQGALELALKQNHSVATLQSRVIESQTKVGTARTAYLPQFQLSGSYTYNSRLPKLAINLPLPIEFPEIQTATHHVVDTRLQGGYLLLDFGKRRKAVSMAVLGREMSETALAGTQDDVAYQVTREYVTAAMIAERARLAERYVATSQRHLDDARVLFDNGLVSQFDLLKSEMQVKVYQEQLAVATAELRSAQLSLAESIGLDNTALPEIAQSLAELVVTAPETTAPEVERLAMQKPEVIALRKQQEVSQLTIGLEQLRPSLSLVSFVGWKNSYLPDPDKLLFNYSGGAVVSYPIFDGGRARARRAEEIERQRTLDLEIEQIVSQTTTAVETLRAETDKISAKSRITEERLVLARKALEIAAVSFSTGLITNSDYLDTELEVQQIETDALADRYSLLVAHLELKRVLSYWPELVR